In the Hordeum vulgare subsp. vulgare chromosome 7H, MorexV3_pseudomolecules_assembly, whole genome shotgun sequence genome, one interval contains:
- the LOC123410201 gene encoding 60S ribosomal protein L30-like — protein sequence MAPTKKSKKSTENINNKLQLVMKSGKYTLGYKTVLKTLRSSKGKLIILANNCPPLRKSEIEYYAMLAKISVHHFHGNNVDLGTACGKYYRVCCLSILDPGDSDIITTVPQ from the exons ATGGCTCCCACCAAGAAGTCG AAGAAGAGCACggagaacatcaacaacaagctgCAGCTGGTGATGAAGAGCGGCAAGTACACCCTCGGCTACAAGACCGTCCTCAAGACGCTCCGGAGCTCCAAGG GCAAGTTGATTATCCTTGCAAACAACTGCCCTCCACTCAGGAAGTCTGAGATCGAGTACTATGCTATGCTCGCCAAGATCAGCGTTCATCACTTCCATGGAA ACAATGTGGATCTTGGAACTGCCTGCGGCAAGTACTACAGGGTGTGCTGTTTGAGCATCCTTGACCCTG GTGACTCGGACATCATCACCACCGTTCCTCAGTGA
- the LOC123410202 gene encoding acyl transferase 15-like, whose amino-acid sequence MNIVLVSKSMPAVVAGPCAGIVHLSSFDRCIPPVPVTLLLVFNQPIHDPVEAIKKALSQALMHYPPMAGRLASTGDDDGELHHVACTGEGVPFVGASASCALDDEATRSALLLGDLAVGYPAEYCRLSDPFLLMQVTEFSCGGFVVGVSWNHVVADAAGMAQFLRAVGELARGMPAPAVGPVRSETDGSVPRLPPLMVAAVRSQMRVETEELASLDVTIPSSLIGRIKEECAGDCTVFEAVAAVLWRCRTRAVISDAGPDDPAVAFAFPSNVRGLVGAKEGYYGNCVTMQQVQATGAAVASGDVKDLVKLIKLAKDKVSDILVVNAGDETGVVGGGRDEQQLAPPCSRYNTLIVTSWRNLGFEAVDFGRGMAARVVWKPHRTVGFVGVVCPPCKGDDGVNVVSFCVKPEHADAFVAELAALNI is encoded by the coding sequence atgaacattgtactagttagCAAGTCCATGCCGGCGGTGGTCGCCGGCCCATGCGCCGGCATCGTCCATCTCTCCTCTTTCGACAGGTGCATACCTCCCGTCCCAGTCACGCTGCTCCTCGTCTTCAACCAACCAATCCACGACCCCGTCGAGGCCATCAAGAAGGCGCTGTCGCAGGCGCTCATGCACTATCCCCCGATGGCCGGCCGCCTCGCTTCcaccggcgacgacgacggggagCTCCACCACGTCGCGTGCACCGGCGAGGGTGTCCCTTTCGTGGGCGCGTCGGCTAGCTGTGCCCTCGACGACGAGGCCACGAGATCGGCGCTGCTCCTCGGCGACCTCGCCGTCGGCTACCCCGCCGAGTACTGCCGGCTCAGCGACCCCTTTCTGCTCATGCAGGTGACCGAGTTCTCCTGCGGCGGGTTCGTCGTCGGCGTGTCGTGGAACCACGTCGTGGCCGACGCGGCGGGGATGGCGCAGTTCCTGCGGGCCGTCGGCGAGCTCGCCCGGGGGATGCCGGCGCCGGCCGTCGGTCCGGTCAGGTCCGAAACCGACGGATCGGTGCCACGCCTCCCGCCGCTGATGGTCGCCGCCGTGAGATCCCAGATGCGCGTCGAAACGGAGGAACTCGCGAGCCTCGACGTCACCATCCCCTCGAGCTTGATCGGCCGCATCAAAGAAGAGTGCGCCGGCGACTGCACGGTGTTCGAAGCCGTCGCAGCCGTGCTCTGGCGGTGCCGCACCCGTGCGGTCATCTCCGACGCCGGCCCCGACGACCCTGCAGTGGCCTTCGCCTTCCCGAGCAACGTGCGCGGCCTCGTCGGCGCCAAGGAAGGCTACTACGGCAACTGCGTCACCATGCAGCAGGTCCAAGCCACTGGCGCCGCGGTGGCGAGCGGCGACGTCAAGGACCTGGTGAAGCTCATCAAGCTTGCGAAGGACAAGGTATCGGACATATTAGTCGTGAATGCCGGCGACGAGACCGGCGTCGTCGGTGGCGGTAGGGATGAGCAGCAGCTGGCTCCCCCGTGCTCAAGGTACAACACGCTCATTGTCACGAGCTGGAGGAACCTTGGGTTCGAAGCCGTGGATTTCGGGCGTGGGATGGCGGCGCGCGTGGTGTGGAAGCCGCACCGGACGGTGGGGTTCGTCGGCGTTGTGTGCCCGCCGTGCAAGGGGGACGACGGCGTCAACGTCGTGTCCTTTTGCGTCAAGCCGGAGCACGCCGACGCCTTCGTAGCCGAGTTGGCCGCCCTCAACATATGA